A genomic segment from Triticum dicoccoides isolate Atlit2015 ecotype Zavitan chromosome 1A, WEW_v2.0, whole genome shotgun sequence encodes:
- the LOC119276146 gene encoding ERBB-3 BINDING PROTEIN 1-like: MSSDEEVREEKELDLSSNEVVTKYKTAAEIINKALKLVLSECKPKAKIVDICEKGDNFITEQTGNVYKNVKRKIERGIAFPTCVSVNNTVCHFSPLATDDSVLEENDMVKIDMACHIDGFIAVVAHTHVIKAGPVTGRAANVLAAANTAAEVAMRLVRPGKKNKDVTEAIQKVAAAYDCKIVEGVLSHQLKQFVIDGNKVVLSVSNADTKVDDAEFEENEVYAIDIVTSTGEGKPKLLDEKQTTIYKRAVDKNYHLKMKASRFIFSEISQKFPIMPFTARALEEKRARLGLVECMNHELLQPYPVLHEKQGDLVAHIKFTVLLMPNGSDKITSHPLQQLEPSKSIEGDAEIKAWLALGTKSKKKGGGKKKKGKKGDAAEVAEPMEVSKDAPSQE, from the exons ATGTCGTCCGACGAGGAGGTCAGGGAGGAGAAGGAGCTCGACCTCTCCTCCAACGAGGTCGTCACCAAGTACAAGACCGCCGCCGAGATCATTAACA AGGCTCTGAAGTTGGTATTGTCGGAGTGCAAGCCGAAAGCCAAGATTGTTGACATTTGTGAGAAGGGTGACAATTTCATAACAGA GCAAACTGGGAATGTCTACAAGAACGTGAAGAGGAAGATTGAAAGGGGCATTGCTTTCCCGACATGTGTATCTGTGAACAACACCGTCTGTCATTTCTCCCCACTGGCAACTGACGATTCTGTACTCGAAGAAAATGACATGGTGAAGAT CGATATGGCTTGCCATATTGATGGTTTTATTGCTGTGGTGGCTCATACACATGTAATCAAAGCTGGGCCGGTTACTGGAAGAGCAGCTAATGTTCTTGCTGCTGCAAACACAGCAGCAGAAGTTGCAATGAGGCTTGTTAGACCTGGCAAGAAG AATAAGGATGTCACTGAAGCAATTCAGAAAGTTGCTGCTGCTTATGATTGTAAAATTGTTGAAGGAGTTCTTAGCCATCAGCTGAAACAATTTGTCATCGATGGTAACAAAGTGGTACTTAGTGTTTCAAACGCGGACACAAAGGTGGATGATGCTGAATTTGAAGAAAATGAAGTGTATGCAATTGATATTGTCACCAGCACTGGCGAGGGAAAG CCGAAGCTACTGGATGAGAAGCAGACCACTATTTACAAGAGAGCTGTAGACAAGAACTATCACTTGAAGATGAAGGCATCAAGGTTCATCTTCAGTGAGATTAGCCAGAAGTTCCCAATCATGCCATTCACTGCTAG GGCGCTGGAGGAGAAGCGTGCACGCTTAGGTTTGGTAGAATGCATGAATCATGAGCTGTTGCAGCCATACCCTGTTCTACATGAGAAGCAAG GCGACCTGGTTGCCCACATCAAGTTCACCGTGTTGTTGATGCCAAATGGGTCTGACAAGATAACTTCACATCCACTACAGCAACTGGAGCCCTCAAAATCCATCGAGGGCGATGCTGAGATTAAGGCTTGGCTTGCTTTGGGCACAAAGTCAAAGAAGAAGGGTGGTGGCAAGAAAAAGAAAG GCAAGAAAGGAGATGCGGCAGAAGTAGCAGAGCCCATGGAGGTTTCTAAGGACGCACCAAGCCAGGAATAA
- the LOC119276136 gene encoding pre-mRNA-splicing factor cwf23-like → MAAMGQEGDDVDHYEVLCLPSGEEGAALSVEQIEKAYRTQSRLRHPDKRPDDPNATADFQSLASSYKFLRDESLRRQFDVRLRGRREAAARAAATGVKRRKAVSDLEERERAFAAGGGPAVDPVELARREDKRKAADVKRELDEFFAAKKSGVSGSASTPAHGDKKGATPENGPKTDKGKILKVSWEGGADYYTAAKLDEIFKQFGTVEDIVIKTRKSKSKGSAIVVMASKEAAQTALKNHSVYNVFPVPLIVASVQESGGLPARSTQTPEPRTSNIDGTGFSDLEASVFRKLQEAQKRKKSG, encoded by the exons ATGGCGGCGATGGGGCAGGAGGGGGACGACGTCGACCACTACGAGGTGCTCTGCCTGCcgtccggcgaggaaggcgcggcgCTGAGCGTCGAGCAGATCGAGAAGGCCTACCGGACGCAGTCGCGGCTCCGGCACCCCGACAAGCGCCCCGACGACCCCAACGCCACCGCTGACTTCCAGAGCCTCGCCAGCTCATACAAGTTCCTCCGGGACGAGTCCCTCCGCCGTCAGTTTGACGTCCGCCTCCGTGGCCGCCGCGAGGCCGCAGCCCGCGCCGCGGCCACCGGGGTCAAGCGGCGGAAGGCCGTGTCCGACCTAGAGGAGCGCGAGCGCGCCTTCGCCGCCGGCGGAGGCCCCGCCGTCGACCCCGTCGAGCTGGCCAGGCGAGAGGATAAGCGGAAGGCTGCCGACGTCAAGCGCGAACTCGACGAGTTCTTCGCTGCCAAGAAGTCAGGCGTCTCTGGCTCTGCTTCGACTCCG GCACATGGAGATAAGAAGGGTGCAACTCCAGAGAACGGACCAAAAACGGACAAGGGTAAGATCTTGAAGGTTTCTTGGGAAGGGGGTGCAGATTACTACACTGCAGCAAAGCTTGATGAGATATTTAAGCAATTCGGCACGGTTGAAGACATTGTGATCAAGACTAGGAAATCAAAGAGCAAGGGTTCAGCAATTGTTGTCATGGCTTCCAAGGAGGCGGCA CAAACTGCACTGAAGAACCATTCTGTGTACAATGTTTTCCCTGTCCCATTGATTGTTGCTTCTGTTCAAGAATCGGGAGGGCTACCGGCAAGGTCAACTCAAACACCTGAACCGAGGACAAGCAACATTGATGGAACCGGGTTCAGCGATTTGGAAGCATCGGTATTCCGAAAACTTCAAGAG GCCCAGAAAAGGAAGAAATCTGGATAA